The following proteins are encoded in a genomic region of Streptomyces gobiensis:
- the typA gene encoding translational GTPase TypA — translation MPTRHDIRNVAIVAHVDHGKTTLVDAMLKQAGAFAAHQLESVDDRMMDSNDLEREKGITILAKNTAVKYHPKDGGDPITINIIDTPGHADFGGEVERGLSMVDAVVLLVDASEGPLPQTRFVLRKALEARLPVILCINKTDRPDSRIAEVVDDTYALFLDLDADEEQIEFPIVYACARDGIASLTQPADGSVPADSDSLEPFFTTLLETVPAPTYEEGAPLQAHVTNLDADNFLGRIALCRVQHGTLRKGQTVAWMKRDGEVRSVRITELLMTDALTRKPAEEAGPGDICAVAGIADIMIGETLADPENPVALPLIKVDEPAISMTIGTNTSPLVGKGGKGHKVTARLVKDRLDRELIGNVSLRVLPTERPDAWEVQGRGELALAILVETMRREGFELTVGKPEVVTKEIDGKVHEPIERMTIDAPEEHLGAITQLMASRKGRMETMTNHGSGWVRMEFMVPSRGLIGFRTEFLTETRGTGIAHSISEGHEPWFGELRTRHSGSLVADRSGVATPFAMMNLQERGTIFVEPGTEVYEGMIVGENSRSDDMDVNITKEKKLTNMRAASADTTENLVPPRKLSLEQSLEFCREDECIEVTPETVRIRKVKLDQRERARAASRAKR, via the coding sequence ATGCCCACGCGCCACGACATCCGTAACGTCGCCATCGTCGCCCATGTCGACCACGGCAAGACGACCCTCGTTGACGCCATGCTCAAGCAGGCTGGCGCCTTCGCCGCCCACCAGCTGGAGTCCGTCGACGACCGCATGATGGACTCCAACGACCTGGAGCGCGAGAAGGGCATCACCATTCTCGCGAAGAACACCGCCGTCAAGTACCACCCCAAGGACGGCGGCGACCCCATCACCATCAACATCATCGATACCCCGGGCCACGCCGACTTCGGCGGTGAGGTCGAGCGCGGTCTGTCCATGGTCGACGCCGTGGTGCTGCTGGTCGACGCGTCCGAGGGCCCGCTTCCGCAGACCCGCTTCGTCCTGCGCAAGGCGCTGGAAGCCCGGCTGCCGGTCATCCTCTGCATCAACAAGACCGACCGGCCCGACTCCCGTATCGCCGAGGTGGTCGACGACACCTACGCGCTCTTCCTGGACCTGGACGCGGACGAGGAGCAGATCGAGTTCCCCATCGTCTACGCCTGTGCCCGTGACGGCATCGCCTCGCTGACCCAGCCCGCGGACGGCTCCGTCCCGGCCGACAGCGACAGCCTGGAGCCCTTCTTCACCACGCTCCTGGAGACCGTCCCGGCCCCGACGTACGAGGAGGGTGCCCCGCTCCAGGCGCATGTCACCAACCTCGACGCGGACAACTTCCTCGGCCGTATCGCGCTGTGCCGGGTCCAGCACGGCACCCTGCGCAAGGGCCAGACCGTCGCCTGGATGAAGCGCGACGGTGAGGTACGCAGCGTCCGCATCACCGAGCTGCTGATGACCGACGCGCTCACCCGTAAGCCCGCCGAGGAGGCCGGCCCGGGCGACATCTGCGCGGTCGCCGGTATCGCCGACATCATGATCGGCGAGACCCTCGCCGACCCGGAGAACCCGGTCGCGCTGCCGCTGATCAAGGTCGATGAGCCGGCCATCTCGATGACCATCGGCACCAACACCTCACCGCTGGTCGGCAAGGGCGGCAAGGGCCACAAGGTCACCGCCCGGCTGGTCAAGGACCGGCTCGACAGGGAGCTCATCGGCAATGTCTCGCTGCGCGTGCTGCCGACCGAGCGCCCGGACGCCTGGGAGGTGCAGGGCCGCGGTGAGCTCGCGCTGGCCATCCTCGTCGAGACGATGCGCCGGGAGGGCTTCGAGCTGACGGTCGGCAAGCCCGAGGTCGTCACCAAGGAGATCGACGGCAAGGTACACGAGCCGATCGAGCGGATGACGATCGACGCCCCCGAGGAGCACCTGGGCGCGATCACCCAGCTGATGGCCTCCCGCAAGGGCCGGATGGAGACCATGACCAACCATGGCTCCGGCTGGGTCCGGATGGAGTTCATGGTCCCGTCCCGTGGCCTCATCGGCTTCCGGACCGAGTTCCTGACCGAGACCCGCGGCACCGGTATCGCGCACTCCATCTCCGAGGGCCATGAGCCGTGGTTCGGCGAGCTGCGCACCCGGCACAGCGGTTCGCTGGTCGCCGACCGGTCGGGGGTCGCCACACCGTTCGCCATGATGAACCTCCAGGAGCGCGGCACGATCTTTGTCGAGCCGGGCACCGAGGTCTACGAAGGCATGATCGTCGGTGAGAACTCACGCTCCGACGATATGGACGTGAACATCACCAAGGAGAAGAAGCTCACCAACATGCGCGCCGCCTCGGCCGACACCACGGAAAACCTGGTGCCGCCGCGGAAGCTCTCCCTGGAACAGTCCCTGGAGTTCTGCCGCGAGGACGAGTGCATAGAGGTCACCCCCGAGACGGTGCGTATACGCAAGGTGAAGCTGGACCAGCGCGAACGCGCCCGCGCCGCGTCCCGCGCAAAGCGCTGA
- a CDS encoding fumarate reductase/succinate dehydrogenase flavoprotein subunit, producing the protein MAQVERQQWDVVIVGAGGAGLRAAIEAREQGLRTAVICKSLFGKAHTVMAEGGIAASMGNVNEGDNWRVHFRDTMRGGKFLNQWRMAELHAQESPDRVWELETWGALFDRTKDGKISQRNFGGHEYARLAHVGDRTGLEMIRTLQQKTVALQQEDFQESGDYEARLKVFQECTVTRVLKEGERVAGVFCYDRESGRFFVIESPAVVLATGGIGKSFKVTSNSWEYTGDGHALALLAGASLINMEFVQFHPTGMVWPPSVKGILVTESVRGDGGVLQNSDGKRFMFDYIPEVFKDKYAETEDEADRWYEDPDNNRRPPELLPRDEVARAINTEVKAGRGSPHGGVFLDVSDRMPAEQIRQRLPSMYHQFKELADVDITATPMEVGPTCHYVMGGVEVDPDTAAATGVPGLFAAGEVAGGMHGSNRLGGNSLSDLLVFGRRAGLYAAQHAAVLTGDDRPTVSQDQIDKAAAEALRPFSAEAPEPDTPAENPYSVHQELQQTMNDLVGIIRRESEMGQALDKLAELRLRARRAGVEGHRQYNPGWHLALDLRNMLLVSECVARAALNRTESRGGHTRDDYPEMDREWRRANLVCSLTEDADGLGKISLRRREMESIRHDLLELFDKDELVKYLTDEELTTE; encoded by the coding sequence ATGGCACAGGTGGAACGACAGCAGTGGGACGTGGTCATCGTCGGCGCGGGCGGTGCCGGGCTACGGGCCGCCATCGAGGCCCGCGAGCAGGGCCTGCGTACCGCGGTGATCTGTAAATCGCTCTTCGGCAAGGCCCATACGGTGATGGCCGAAGGCGGCATCGCGGCCAGCATGGGCAATGTCAACGAGGGCGACAACTGGCGGGTGCACTTCCGCGACACCATGCGCGGCGGAAAGTTCCTCAACCAGTGGCGGATGGCGGAACTGCACGCCCAGGAGTCGCCGGACCGGGTGTGGGAGCTGGAGACCTGGGGAGCGCTCTTCGACCGTACGAAGGACGGAAAGATCTCCCAGCGCAACTTCGGCGGGCACGAGTACGCCCGCCTGGCGCATGTCGGTGACCGGACCGGTCTGGAAATGATCCGCACCCTGCAGCAGAAGACCGTCGCGCTGCAGCAGGAGGACTTCCAGGAGTCGGGCGACTACGAGGCCCGGCTGAAGGTCTTCCAGGAGTGCACGGTGACCCGGGTACTCAAGGAGGGCGAGCGTGTCGCGGGCGTCTTCTGCTACGACCGCGAGTCCGGCCGCTTCTTCGTCATCGAGTCACCGGCCGTGGTGCTGGCCACCGGCGGCATCGGCAAGTCCTTCAAGGTGACCTCGAACTCCTGGGAGTACACCGGCGACGGACACGCGCTGGCGCTGCTGGCCGGGGCATCGCTGATCAACATGGAGTTCGTGCAGTTCCATCCGACCGGGATGGTCTGGCCGCCCTCGGTCAAGGGAATCCTGGTCACCGAGTCGGTGCGCGGCGACGGCGGGGTGCTGCAGAACAGCGACGGCAAGCGGTTCATGTTCGACTACATCCCGGAGGTCTTCAAGGACAAGTACGCCGAGACCGAGGACGAGGCCGACCGCTGGTACGAGGACCCGGACAACAACCGCCGTCCACCGGAGCTGCTGCCCCGCGATGAGGTGGCCCGCGCCATCAACACCGAGGTCAAGGCCGGGCGTGGCTCCCCGCACGGCGGGGTCTTCCTGGATGTGTCGGACCGGATGCCCGCCGAACAGATCAGACAGCGGCTGCCGTCGATGTACCACCAGTTCAAGGAGCTGGCGGATGTGGACATCACCGCGACACCCATGGAGGTCGGACCGACCTGCCACTACGTCATGGGCGGTGTGGAGGTCGACCCCGATACGGCCGCGGCCACCGGCGTACCCGGACTCTTCGCGGCGGGCGAGGTCGCGGGCGGTATGCACGGCTCCAATCGGCTGGGTGGCAACTCCCTCTCCGATCTGCTGGTCTTCGGCCGCCGGGCCGGTCTCTACGCCGCCCAGCACGCGGCGGTCCTGACCGGCGACGACCGGCCCACGGTCTCCCAGGACCAGATCGACAAGGCGGCAGCCGAGGCGCTGCGCCCGTTCAGCGCGGAGGCACCGGAGCCGGATACGCCCGCCGAGAACCCGTACTCGGTCCACCAGGAGCTGCAGCAGACCATGAACGATCTCGTCGGCATCATCCGGCGGGAATCCGAGATGGGTCAGGCCCTGGACAAGCTGGCCGAGCTGCGGCTGCGGGCGCGGCGGGCCGGTGTCGAGGGCCACCGGCAGTACAACCCGGGCTGGCATCTGGCCCTCGATCTGCGGAACATGCTGCTGGTCAGCGAGTGCGTGGCGCGTGCCGCGCTCAACCGCACCGAGTCCCGTGGCGGCCACACCCGCGATGACTACCCCGAAATGGACCGCGAGTGGCGGCGCGCCAATCTGGTCTGCTCCCTCACCGAGGACGCCGACGGTCTCGGCAAGATCTCGCTGCGCCGCCGGGAGATGGAG
- a CDS encoding ABC transporter family substrate-binding protein: MPGVPAIDTAARRCAAVLAVGLLLPPVLAGCGGSEDTSEGKSGAARDVAVTARDRLADGGTLRWAVDAMPATLNAFQTDADETTDRIADATLPALFTLDSRAKPQLNRDYLESAEVTEREPHQTVVYTLSPKARWSDGKPIGLADFRAQWKALGGSNNAYWTARNAGYDRIHKVEKGDKPRQVKVTFARPYSDWQSLFTPLYPRPVMGKPKAFNDDTRTRLAVSGGPFRLKGGKLDHKADEIALERNPKWWGQPAKLDEIVLTAIDQKKRGKALARGKLDLAEIEPPVMKKIVAASDPRRDPAKNPAGNNEENERKGEKKAQAERKKLRGYAVRRAYDPAYTQLALNGASGPLRDERVRRGIARALDRKKLAEAALDPAGLPGKALGSHLRMFDQDGYHDNSGAIGEASRESASALLAEAGWRGGPSVDSGQGDAQEDAKRDDSTGRAPVFTALTHSAAIGHAAVLRQVAHADARAAKTAEENFSEDAEERLKTARASMKKAEKAEAALGEFLGGLLRAEGGLVRKKEGKELELRMVLPAGDGSKEIRHTGERIVRMLDKVGVRAKITQVRDEAFFKDHIASGDFDLALYSWPASAYPITDARPIFAKPEPAADGSLLIEQNYTRVGTDQIDHLFEQAAGELDERAKRDLIKRIDARVWATAGSIPLYQRPQLVAADKKLGNVGAFGFETPRYQDIGYVK, encoded by the coding sequence ATGCCAGGCGTGCCAGCCATCGACACCGCCGCGCGGCGCTGCGCGGCCGTACTCGCGGTGGGCCTTCTGCTCCCGCCCGTACTGGCCGGATGCGGCGGAAGCGAGGACACCAGCGAGGGCAAGAGCGGGGCGGCCCGCGACGTAGCGGTCACCGCCCGGGACCGGCTGGCCGACGGGGGCACCCTGCGCTGGGCGGTGGACGCGATGCCGGCCACCCTCAACGCGTTCCAGACCGACGCCGACGAGACCACGGACCGGATCGCGGACGCCACGTTGCCCGCCCTCTTCACCCTGGACAGCCGGGCCAAGCCGCAGCTCAACCGGGACTACCTCGAATCGGCTGAGGTGACGGAGCGGGAGCCACATCAGACGGTTGTCTACACGCTCAGCCCCAAGGCCCGCTGGAGCGACGGGAAGCCCATCGGCCTGGCGGACTTCCGCGCCCAGTGGAAGGCCCTGGGCGGCTCGAACAATGCGTACTGGACCGCGCGTAACGCCGGCTACGACCGGATCCACAAGGTGGAGAAGGGGGACAAGCCCCGCCAGGTGAAGGTCACCTTCGCCCGCCCGTACAGCGACTGGCAGTCCCTCTTCACCCCGCTCTATCCCAGGCCCGTGATGGGCAAACCCAAGGCATTCAACGACGACACCCGCACCAGGCTCGCCGTCTCGGGCGGCCCCTTCCGGCTCAAGGGCGGCAAGCTGGACCACAAGGCGGACGAGATCGCCCTGGAGCGCAACCCCAAGTGGTGGGGGCAGCCGGCGAAGCTCGATGAGATCGTGCTGACCGCAATCGACCAGAAGAAGCGGGGCAAGGCGCTCGCCCGGGGAAAGCTCGATCTCGCGGAGATCGAGCCACCGGTCATGAAGAAGATCGTGGCCGCCAGCGACCCCAGGAGAGACCCCGCCAAGAACCCCGCCGGGAACAACGAGGAAAACGAACGGAAGGGGGAGAAGAAGGCCCAGGCCGAGCGGAAGAAACTGCGCGGCTATGCCGTCCGCCGCGCCTACGATCCCGCTTACACCCAGCTGGCCCTCAACGGCGCCTCGGGGCCGCTCCGGGACGAGCGGGTCCGCCGCGGCATCGCCCGCGCGCTGGACCGCAAGAAGCTTGCCGAAGCCGCACTCGACCCGGCTGGTCTGCCCGGCAAGGCACTCGGCAGCCACCTGCGGATGTTCGACCAGGACGGCTACCACGACAACAGCGGCGCCATCGGCGAGGCGAGCAGGGAGTCGGCCTCGGCACTGCTCGCCGAAGCGGGCTGGCGGGGCGGCCCGTCCGTGGACTCCGGGCAGGGCGACGCCCAGGAGGACGCCAAGCGGGATGACTCAACCGGCCGCGCCCCCGTGTTCACCGCCCTCACCCACAGCGCCGCGATCGGCCATGCCGCCGTGCTGCGGCAGGTCGCTCACGCCGATGCCCGGGCGGCCAAGACGGCCGAAGAGAACTTCAGCGAGGACGCGGAGGAGCGGCTGAAGACCGCCAGAGCCTCGATGAAGAAGGCCGAGAAGGCCGAAGCCGCGCTCGGCGAGTTCCTGGGCGGGCTGCTGCGGGCCGAGGGCGGCCTCGTACGGAAGAAGGAGGGCAAGGAGCTGGAGCTGCGGATGGTGCTGCCCGCCGGTGACGGCTCCAAGGAGATCCGGCACACCGGCGAGCGGATCGTGCGGATGCTGGACAAGGTCGGCGTGCGCGCGAAGATCACCCAGGTCAGGGATGAGGCGTTCTTCAAGGACCACATCGCCTCCGGCGACTTCGACCTGGCCCTCTACTCCTGGCCCGCCAGTGCCTACCCCATCACCGACGCCCGGCCGATCTTCGCCAAGCCCGAGCCCGCCGCCGATGGCTCACTGCTCATCGAGCAGAACTACACCAGGGTCGGCACCGACCAGATCGACCACCTCTTCGAGCAGGCGGCGGGCGAGCTCGATGAGCGCGCCAAGCGTGATCTGATCAAGCGGATCGACGCCCGGGTCTGGGCCACCGCCGGTTCCATCCCGCTCTACCAGCGCCCCCAGCTGGTGGCCGCCGACAAGAAGCTCGGAAACGTCGGCGCCTTCGGCTTTGAGACCCCCCGCTACCAGGACATCGGCTACGTGAAGTAG